The nucleotide sequence CGTGGAAGAGGCCCGGCCAGGATACGCTGATTGTGGACGCAGGAACAGCCATAAAGTGCGACTTGGTGGAAGGTGGGCACACGTTTCGAGGAGGGAGCATAGCGCCAGGGCTGCAATTACGGTTTCGGGCGCTGCACACGTTTACGGGGCGTTTGCCGTTGGTGGAATTACCTACTGACCTAGCCGCTTCCATACCACTAACCGGCAACGACACGCAGACCGCCATTCGTAGCGGCGTACTGAATGGAGCTGCCGCTGAAGTAAACGGATTGATTGACAGCTACCGGGAACAATTCCCAACGCTGGGAGTGGTACTTGCTGGCGGCGACGCCGCGTTTTTCCAACCCCGCTTGAAAGGTCTTATCTTTGCCATTCCGGAGCTCGTTCTACTTGGGCTTCACCGCATATTAGCTTACAATGTTGAACTCTAAATACGCCGGGCTACTAGGACTGACGCTGCTGAGCCTCGGAGCGGCCACTCAAAGCCATGGCCAGCGCCTCGGCAACTCTCCGTATTCGCGCCTGGGTCTCGGCGACACGTATTTCAACACAGGTGGTGTTCGGCAAATGGGCATGGGAGGCACCGGAGTAGCTGCCCCCAACGGGGTGCAGGTCAACGACCTAAACCCGGCCTTGCTGTACTACATGAACCGCACCACCTGGGAAGTGGCCGTGAGCAGCCAGTACAAAACCGTACGCAACAACGTACAGTCGCAGAAGACGGGGAGTGCGACTCTCGGCTACTTTGCGCTGGCTGTGCCGCTTTCTACGCGGTGGGGTGCTGCTATTGGCCTCAAGCCCTACAGTGCTGTCGATTACGAGTCGATTCAAACCGGGACGGTAGCCAATGACCCCAATACGCAGGTGATAAGCCGCTACCAGGGCCAAGGCGACTTATCGGAAGCATATTTCGGGCAAGGCATCCGGCTAGCCAAGGGCTTATCAGTAGGAGTGACGGCTGCTTACGTTTTTGGCAGCATCGACCTCACGACCGGCACGCAGGTAGGTTCCGACGCCAGCGACAGAGTAACCACCCTCGACCACATTCACTATTCGGATTTCAGATTCCGGAGCGGGATTCACTACCGGGGCAAGTTCACGGATAAGTTGAACTACAACCTGGGTGGCGTGTATGGTTTTCAAACCAACCTGAACGGGGAGCGGCAGCTTACGCAGCAGCGCCTGGGCGCTGACGGCAGCCAACTAGCAGGCGCCGCCAGCGAGACGTTAGCTGATGGTACGGGTTATGCCGTTGTACCAGCCCTCGCCCAACTCGCCATCAGCCTCGACAACAACAAAAACTGGTCGGCCAACCTGGATGTATCCCAGCAGCAATGGTCGAAGTTTCGGTCGTTCAACCAGCAGGGCGGCACAGTTGGCGTGGCACTCAGCAACACTCTTCGAGTAGCAGCCGGGGGAGAGTTTGTACCTGACCCAACCTCGGTCGACAATTATTTCAAGCGCGTTACGTATCGGGCTGGCTTGTCGGTAGCTGAAATGCCGTACCGTCCGGGCGGGGAAGCACTGTATGATCGGGCCATCAGTTGGGGCTTCTCGTTGCCCGTTTCAGCTTCACCACTGGAGGCATCTACCATCAGCTTGGGTTTCACGTACGGGCAGCGCGGCAACATCGAT is from Hymenobacter tibetensis and encodes:
- a CDS encoding type III pantothenate kinase — translated: MRTFTLDIGNTAAKYGCFEDDRLVEMGSTATTQQVTELVRRLQPHHAMVSSVAASTSEWVEVLQPEVKGTVLSFSPATTPLPLQNAYATPHTLGADRLAAAVGAAWKRPGQDTLIVDAGTAIKCDLVEGGHTFRGGSIAPGLQLRFRALHTFTGRLPLVELPTDLAASIPLTGNDTQTAIRSGVLNGAAAEVNGLIDSYREQFPTLGVVLAGGDAAFFQPRLKGLIFAIPELVLLGLHRILAYNVEL
- a CDS encoding OmpP1/FadL family transporter, with the translated sequence MLNSKYAGLLGLTLLSLGAATQSHGQRLGNSPYSRLGLGDTYFNTGGVRQMGMGGTGVAAPNGVQVNDLNPALLYYMNRTTWEVAVSSQYKTVRNNVQSQKTGSATLGYFALAVPLSTRWGAAIGLKPYSAVDYESIQTGTVANDPNTQVISRYQGQGDLSEAYFGQGIRLAKGLSVGVTAAYVFGSIDLTTGTQVGSDASDRVTTLDHIHYSDFRFRSGIHYRGKFTDKLNYNLGGVYGFQTNLNGERQLTQQRLGADGSQLAGAASETLADGTGYAVVPALAQLAISLDNNKNWSANLDVSQQQWSKFRSFNQQGGTVGVALSNTLRVAAGGEFVPDPTSVDNYFKRVTYRAGLSVAEMPYRPGGEALYDRAISWGFSLPVSASPLEASTISLGFTYGQRGNIDVRTVGSTQERNIKEDYIRAQLGLSLNNRWFIKRRIE